In Gilliamella sp. B3022, the sequence ATTATGTACAGTTTTTAATCAAAAAGATTAACTAACCGCTTTTTCAACGATTCGAACAAGAGTCCATGATTTGGTTTTTGATAATGGACGACACTCTTTAATTTCTACAGTATCACCAATACCACACTCGTTGTTTTCATCATGTACATGCAATTTAGTCGTACGTTTAATGAACTTACCATATAACGGATGCTTCACTTTACGTTCAATAGCTACAGTAATAGATTTATCCATTTTGTCGCTAATAACACGACCTTGCTGAGTACGAATTTTTACTTCAGTAGTCATATTACGCACCCGCCTTCTCAGTTAATAACGTTTTAACTCGTGCAATATTACGACGCACTTGTTTTAACATATGAGTTTGTGTTAACTGACCCCCAGCTAATTGCATACGTAAGTTAAATTGCTCACGTAATAAATTAAGAAGTTCAGTATTTAACTCTTCAACGCTTTTTTCGCGTAGCTCTTTTGCTTTCATTTACATCACCGTCTTAATCACAAAGGTGGTTTTAATTGGCAGTTTTGCAGCTGCCAACGCAAATGCTTCACGAGCAACTTCTTCCGGTACTCCGTCCATTTCATAAAGGACTTTACCTGGTTGAATCTGAGCAACCCAGTATTCAACGTTACCCTTACCTTTACCCATACGCACTTCAAGTGGTTTTTCAGTAATTGGTTTATCAGGGAAAACTCGAATCCAGATTTTACCTTGACGCTTAACTGCACGAGTCATTGCACGACGTGCCGCTTCGATCTGGCGCGCAGTCAAACGACCACGACCCACAGCCTTAAGACCGAATGTACCGAAACTAACGTCAGTACTTACAGCAAGACCACGATTGCGGCCCTTGTGCACTTTACGGAATTTTGTACGCTTTGGTTGTAACATCAGCGACGCTCCTTATTGTTTTCGGCCTTTGCGCTGCTTTTTCGGTTGAGCAGCAGGTTGTTTTTCTGCTTGTTCAACGGCAGCCATACCACCAAGGATCTCACCTTTGAAGATCCACACTTTAACACCAATAATA encodes:
- the rplP gene encoding 50S ribosomal protein L16 yields the protein MLQPKRTKFRKVHKGRNRGLAVSTDVSFGTFGLKAVGRGRLTARQIEAARRAMTRAVKRQGKIWIRVFPDKPITEKPLEVRMGKGKGNVEYWVAQIQPGKVLYEMDGVPEEVAREAFALAAAKLPIKTTFVIKTVM
- the rpmC gene encoding 50S ribosomal protein L29; its protein translation is MKAKELREKSVEELNTELLNLLREQFNLRMQLAGGQLTQTHMLKQVRRNIARVKTLLTEKAGA
- the rpsQ gene encoding 30S ribosomal protein S17 is translated as MTTEVKIRTQQGRVISDKMDKSITVAIERKVKHPLYGKFIKRTTKLHVHDENNECGIGDTVEIKECRPLSKTKSWTLVRIVEKAVS